A single Salminus brasiliensis chromosome 20, fSalBra1.hap2, whole genome shotgun sequence DNA region contains:
- the lix1 gene encoding protein limb expression 1 homolog, translating to MTSIPDSDDDKAFKDLNVVGMLHQFWEQKQVKGAMVETENLVVYESIPSPGPPFICYVTLPGGSCFGNFKYCYTKAEARRDAARVALMNSTFNELPCRCITPDFIARSIEEAVITTSGNMEDASDPSTSIGAYCLMLQSNTGKTMLEFQEIMTVFQLLHWNGTLKAFRERRCSRQEVISYYSQQRLDECMRSHMALDWLQRERQRPGLLSHELQLAFRELAEARQAGRELRFYKEKKEILSLALSQASAEELEEEAWRAQETGLEYLTHGGLCMEGSMVDSTEHCQFYYQESGSDQESLG from the exons ATGACTTCCATTCCAGACTCAGATGATGACAAAGCCTTTAAAGACT TGAATGTTGTAGGGATGCTTCATCAGTTCTGGGAGCAGAAGCAGGTGAAAGGAGCCATGGTGGAGACAGAGAATCTTGTGGTGTATGAATCTATCCCCTCGCCTGGTCCTCCATTCATCTGCTATGTCACCCTACCAGGAGGGAGCTGCTTTGGCAACTTTAAG TATTGTTATACAAAGGCAGAAGCTAGACGAGATGCAGCTCGTGTTGCTCTGATGAACTCTACATTCAACGAGTTGCCCTGTCGCTGTATCACCCCAGACTTCATTGCCCGCAGTATAGAAGAAGCCGTCATCACTACCAGC GGCAACATGGAGGACGCCTCAGACCCCAGCACCAGTATAGGTGCTTACTGCCTCATGCTGCAATCCAACACTGGCAAAACCATGCTGGAATTTCAG gAAATAATGACAGTGTTTCAGCTGTTGCACTGGAACGGGACGCTGAAGGCTTTTAGAGAGAGGAGATGTAGCCGTCAG GAGGTGATCAGCTACTACTCGCAGCAGCGACTGGACGAGTGCATGCGGAGTCACATGGCGCTGGACTGGCTTCAGAGGGAGAGGCAGAGGCCAGGGCTTCTGTCCCACGAGCTGCAGCTGGCCTTCAGGGAGTTGGCCGAGGCGCGTCAAGCCGGCAGGGAGCTCCGCTTTTATAAGGAGAAGAAGGAAATCCTCAGCCTGGCCCTCAGTCAGGCCAGCgcagaggagctggaggaggaggccTGGAGGGCACAGGAGACTGGGCTGGAGTACTTGACCCACGGAGGCCTCTGTATGGAGGGCAGCATGGTGGACTCAACAGAACACTGTCAGTTTTATTACCAGGAGAGTGGTAGTGACCAAGAGTCCCTGGGCTAA
- the lrrc8ab gene encoding volume-regulated anion channel subunit LRRC8A: MIPITELRYFVDTQPAYRILKPWWDVFTDYLSVVMLMIAVFGGTLQVTQDKMICLPCKWVVNQTCQKYLEPAFEPQGIQYDLDRHQYNYVDAVCYENTLHWFAKYFPYLVLLHTLIFLACSNFWFKFPWTSSKLEHFVSILLKCFDSPWTTRALSETVVEESDPKALGKMNGSIDKKASYVSEDVEASVPMLSAPKSRFEQGIVDHSETGVLDKKEGEQAKALFEKVKKFRLHVEEGDIVYRLYIRQTIIKVVKFILIICYTGYYVHNIKFSVDCSVNIENLTGYQMFNCAHPLATLFKILACFYISLVVVYGMICVYTLSWMLRRSLKKYSFESIREESSYSDIPDVKNDFAFMLHMIDQYDPLYSKRFAVFLSEVSENKLRQLNLNNEWTLDKLRQRITKNSQDKLELHLFMLSGIPDTVFDLLELEVLKLELIPDVTIPPIIAQLINLREMWLYHTPAKIEAPALAFLRENLKSLHIKFTDIKEIPLWIYSLKNLSELHLTGNLSAENNRYIVIDGLRELKRLKVLRLKSNLTKLPQVVTDVGLHLQKLSINNEGTKLMVLNSMKKMVNLTELELIRCDLERIPHSIFSLHNLQEIDLKDNNLKTIEEIISFQHLHRLVCLKLWYNQIAYIPIQIGTLTNLERLYLNRNKIEKIPNQLFFCRKLRYLDLSHNNLTSIPADIGSLQNLQYFAITANRIEKLPPELFQCKKLRTLNLGNNCLLSLPSRFGELTNLTQLELRGNRLEGLPVELGECRLLKRSGLIVEESIFNTLPSEVKEQFWRTEKEAA, from the exons ATGATTCCCATCACTGAACTGCGGTACTTTGTGGATACCCAACCTGCCTACCGCATTTTAAAGCCATGGTGGGACGTGTTCACGGACTACCTGTCTGTTGTGATGCTGATGATTGCAGTGTTTGGAGGAACTCTGCAAGTCACCCAGGACAAGATGATATGCCTGCCCTGCAAATGGGTAGTAAACCAAACCTGTCAGAAGTATTTGGAGCCAGCCTTCGAGCCGCAAGGAATCCAATATGACCTTGACAGACACCAGTACAACTATGTCGACGCTGTGTGCTATGAAAACACGCTTCACTGGTTTGCTAAGTATTTCCCATATTTGGTGCTGCTGCATACGCTCATCTTCTTGGCTTGCAGCAATTTTTGGTTCAAGTTCCCTTGGACTAGCTCCAAACTGGAACATTTTGTCTCCATTCTTTTGAAGTGTTTTGACTCACCATGGACTACACGGGCACTGTCTGAGACCGTGGTTGAGGAGAGCGATCCTAAAGCTCTAGGGAAGATGAACGGCTCCATCGACAAAAAGGCGTCATATGTGAGTGAAGACGTGGAGGCCAGTGTTCCGATGCTGTCTGCGCCAAAATCTCGATTTGAGCAGGGAATTGTCGACCACTCTGAAACCGGCGTGCTGGATAAAAAGGAGGGGGAGCAGGCTAAGGCGTTGTTTGAAAAGGTTAAGAAATTTCGGCTTCACGTTGAGGAAGGAGACATTGTCTACAGGCTTTACATCCGACAGACTATTATCAAAGTGGTTAAattcatcctgatcatctgttacaCTGGTTACTATGTTCACAATATCAAGTTCAGTGTGGACTGTAGCGTGAACATCGAGAACCTTACAGGTTACCAGATGTTTAATTGTGCCCACCCTCTTGCCACACTCTTCAAAATATTAGCATGCTTTTATATTAGCCTTGTTGTTGTGTATGGCATGATCTGTGTGTACACCCTTAGCTGGATGCTGAGGCGTTCCCTTAAAAAGTACTCATTTGAGTCCATCCGAGAAGAGAGCAGCTATAGTGACATTCCAGATGTCAAAAATGACTTTGCCTTTATGTTACATATGATTGACCAGTATGATCCCCTCTACTCTAAGCGCTTTGCAGTGTTCCTCTCGGAAGTCAGTGAGAATAAACTTCGTCAGCTTAACCTCAACAACGAGTGGACACTGGACAAACTCCGGCAGAGAATCACCAAGAACTCTCAGGACAAGTTAGAACTACACCTCTTCATGCTCAGTGGCATTCCCGACACAGTCTTCGACCTACTGGAGCTGGAAGTTCTTAAGCTGGAGCTTATCCCTGATGTCACCATTCCTCCAATCATTGCCCAACTCATAAACCTACGCGAGATGTGGCTGTACCATACGCCAGCTAAAATAGAAGCGCCAGCCCTTGCTTTTCTAAGAGAAAACCTGAAATCGCTGCACATTAAGTTCACTGACATCAAGGAGATACCTCTTTGGATCTACAGCTTGAAGAACCTGAGTGAGTTACACCTCACAGGGAACCTCAGTGCCGAGAACAATCGTTATATTGTTATTGACGGCCTGCGAGAACTAAAGCGACTCAAGGTTCTTAGGCTGAAGAGCAACCTGACTAAGCTGCCGCAGGTAGTGACTGATGTTGGATTGCATCTGCAGAAGCTGTCAATCAATAATGAGGGAACCAAGCTAATGGTTCTCAATAGCATGAAGAAGATGGTCAACCTGACTGAGCTGGAGCTCATTCGCTGTGATTTGGAGCGCATCCCCCATTCCATCTTCAGTCTCCACAACCTGCAGGAAATTGACCTGAAGGATAACAATCTGAAGACCATTGAAGAGATCATCAGTTTTCAGCATCTCCATCGACTTGTCTGCCTGAAACTGTGGTACAACCAGATTGCCTACATTCCCATCCAGATAGGCACTTTGACCAACCTGGAGCGCCTCTACTTGAATCGAAACAAGATTGAGAAGATACCAAATCAGCTGTTTTTCTGTCGCAAGCTGAGGTATCTTGATTTAAGTCACAACAATCTGACCAGCATCCCAGCTGATATCGGGAGTCTTCAGAATCTTCAATATTTTGCCATAACTGCCAACAGG ATTGAAAAACTTCCTCCGGAGCTGTTCCAATGTAAGAAACTGCGCACACTGAACCTGGGCAATAACTGCCTGCTGTCTTTGCCCTCTCGCTTTGGGGAGCTGACCAACCTGACCCAACTGGAGCTGAGAGGAAACCGCCTGGAGGGCCTCCCTGTGGAGCTTGGGGAGTGTCGTCTCTTGAAGCGCAGTGGCCTCATTGTCGAAGAGAGCATCTTCAACACTCTCCCCTCAGAGGTTAAAGAGCAGTTTTGGAGAACTGAAAAAGAGGCAGCGTGA
- the ppil3 gene encoding peptidyl-prolyl cis-trans isomerase-like 3 translates to MAVTLHTDLGELKIELFCERAPKSCENFLALCASGSYNGCIFHRNIKGFMVQTGDPTGTGKGGTSIWGRKFEDEFSEHLKHNVRGVVAMANNGPNTNASQFYFTYGKQPHLDMKYTVFGKIIDGLETLDELEKLPINEKTFRPLNDVHIKDVTIHANPFAG, encoded by the exons ATG GCTGTCACTTTGCACACAGATCTTGGAGAACTAAAAATCGAACTCTTCTGTGAACGAGCCCCGAAATCCtgtgag AATTTTCTCGCCCTGTGTGCCAGTGGCTCCTACAATGGGTGCATCTTCCATCGAAACATTAAAGGCTTTATGGTTCAGACTGGAGATCCCACAG GCACAGGAAAAGGAGGAACAAGTATTTGGGGGCGGAAGTTTGAAGATGAATTTAGTGAACACCTAAAA CACAATGTCAGGGGTGTGGTTGCGATGGCAAACAATGGACCCAATACGAATGCATCTCAGTTCTACTTCACCTACGGCAAGCAGCCACATTTGGATATGAAATACACAGTGTTTGGAAA AATAATCGATGGCCTGGAAACTCTGGACGAATTGGAGAAACTTCCCATCAATGAAAAGACTTTTCGACCGCTGAATGATGTCCACATTAAGGATGTTACTATCCATGCCAATCCATTTGCAGGATGA